The genomic window TCCAGTTTCCATAATGAGTTTCGGCTCTATATGAAAACTGTCAAATACATGAAGAGTAAACCTGCATTGAAGCTTCTATCAGTTATTACCTCTGACAGGAGgtgttgggatcactttgctttgtgtgtttgcatgtgtgcgtgcatgtgtgtttgtttgtttgtttgtttgtgagcaagataactcaaaaagttatggacggattttcatgaaattttcaggaaaggttgatactggcacaaggaagaaatgattaaattttggtggtgatcggggggctgGGGGCAGATCtgtgttggcggaggtctgcgctctctgagtgcttttcttgttgaaaaatataatttgtacaacagccccagaccccccacctcattttatttgttaattttatttatttatttatttatttatgtatttatgtatttatttattattattattattattatttttatttttttttcaaaaattgcaGTCTTCACGGTTATTAACATCTATATTTGTACTCTTATTTGCACCTGTGCCTTTGTATGTTCGTTAATACGGATGCCaagttgtttgtatatttgtatattttcaattaaaaaaataaaataaataaaaaatgagagaagaagaagaagaagaagaagaagaagaagaagaagaagaagaagaagaagaagatcagtAAACTCATCTCCTCCTCAGATTTGGCTGCAGTTCAAACTCCAGTCCGCAGGGGGCGCTAGTACAATCATCCCGCTGCCGACTGTCTCAGTTACCTTCCAAACCCATAGTAACATATGTTAGCCTCCTGCTTAACAAACAGTTTGAGAGATTTTTGGGTTTCACAAACTGTCGATCCTGGTTTCAGCGTTTCCTTCTGGGTTTCCGCCTTGAATAAAGTGGAGTCGGCCAACCGAAGAGGTAGAGCAATCTGAAACTGGCACGGACTAAATGCTGAGTGATGCTAACTGGCTTTGGTTAGCTAACCAAACCAAAAATGCCTCAGCTAACAAActacatttctgtctgttttatataCGTAAACACCAAGACAAAGCAGTTCTCGTATTTGTGTAGTAATGAGcaggaaaggatgaaaatgcagaaTGGTAATTTGTAATTGTCTTGGAAAAGCTAACGCTAGCTGGACTCTGCTACTTGGCTGGCGACCTCTTAGTTCAGACAAAGTCATTAAATACGAAAGATATTTAGCACACCAGCAGTTCTACCAGCTTATCAGTAAGGTTTTCAGATTGTACAATACGTGATCCTCAGAGTATGTGGGTAGATGTACTTCTGCTGAATGTTCTGTCCTAAGGCCTAGTGTTAATGCCACAGACAGTCCAGTAAATCACATGGATCCACACACCAGGCATTTCAGACCATCTGTCCAGCCTTAGTAGTGCTTTAGcttttacattaaaacacattacagtaaaaggaggtacaaagacacaagttttcagaggtacagggatgagggaggtgttgggtgtcactgggtgttataaagatgtacaagtatgtgcatgtatatttatgtgtatatgtgtgtgtgtatagatctgtgtatgaatatgtatttacatatatgttattgtattatatgtTTATACAAACCATATTATATTTCTTCATagtaatataaagccagaaacctaattatttaataATATGTATCAGttatattatggtatatagtaggggtgtcaaactcattttagttctggggccacattcagctaaatttaatctgcaatgggccggaccagtaaaataataacatgataatatataaatagggatgtaacaattaccggtataacaataaaccacggtaaaattgcagatggttagtattaccgtttaaattctaattatcatgataaccatgtttgattaccgcacgtttaggggaaaaaaccctgtgtaaagatctgcttttatgtcaaatatttgagtatagttttaatttattacaattttgattttgtatacctaatatttggaaccaatattcacttttaaagtctttgtgtttgtctttgtgacaaaaataaaggaaaaaatgttattttcactgaaaaatgcaagacagaggatattataataaatagtgataaatcacttaagaaagattaaatggaGAGGGAATTTtaatttgggaaatgccacaaaggtaccactgggtctttatgggttaaactggggAAAAAGCCCACAAAACAATTTGATATTTATTTTGGTAttcatcatttactgatatagttAATGTCTACCACAAAGGAGATCAGAAATCCTCCAAGCATAGTACCAAATTAAGTAATGTAAAACACTCCTACTAAGATTGTTAAAATATCCTGCTTGTCTCACTCTTTAAGTTCTACCCTATGAGGAGATTTTTTTTGGAATgtaatttaaaaggaaaaaaaaaacagaacacatacCTGACATTGTTTTGAAGGTTTTGTTTATAAGTAGGGGTgtcaaaggttaaatgtagattaTTTGGAAGAATGAATAATTTAATGCAACTCACAtgttacattcttttttttttccccatgaatTATGAGGTCAAAATGTTACACAATAATTTAAATAACCTTAGTGAATCCATGCAGGGTGAAGTGACTAAATAGCTGGAGGATTATTTTCGGTCTTTGATGAATGTCTCCCTTTTTCTTTCTCGTGCAGTCTATTCCATCCACTCAACAGCCTCAGTCTCTGTGAGATGATGTACTCGAACAGGTCCGAGTATGGCCACAGGCGGCAGCACAGCGACAGAGACTCCAGGCCCTGGGATAACTATGAtgacagaagagaagagaggcGTGAATCTCAAAGAGATATTAGGCGTGACTCCTATGAGAAGTATGATAAATATGGTGGGGATGGACACAGCAGGACGCAGGGGATGAGCAGAAGTAGAGAGTACAGTGACTCACCCAAGAGGCCGTACAGTAAAGACTTGAAAAGGGGTCGCAGTAGGAAGAGCCCAGTGAGAAGGGGCATGTCCTCAACTGACTGGAGTGTCCCTGAAAAGAAGAGGAGAACGTTTTCAGAGGAAGAAGATGATCTTTACAGATACAAACGTGAGCCTGAGGATGAACCGTATAGGCAGTCACCAGACAAATTCTCACATAAACATAGAGCCAAGGATTATAAACATACACCACCACAAGAAGAGGAGTTCAGATACAGGAAAACGCCTCAGGAATCCAGATACAGCCTTCGGCACGAAGAGTTTCCTTCCAAGCCACGGCCAGATGATTCGACGTACAGACGTACATCTGGATATTACACAGATAGAGATGGTGGAGACAGAAGCCAAGACCATTCACGAGAGAGAGAACAATCACAAGATCACTCCATGAAGGTTGGTCACATTGTGAAATCTCCTCATGTCCCATAAATCTGTGTGTGGTTTACCTGTAACTGCTGCTTTGTGTTTATTAATCAGACATTGTTGTATACTGAACAGCGTTATGGCCAACCTCAAGAGAGGAGTGACAGCTTTTCCACCGACTACGAGGACCATCGTCAGAACAGGACCAGAGTTCCATTGAGCAGCTCAAGTGGGCAGGTCGGTTTTATTTCGCTGGTGTCACACTAAATTTTGTGCTAAAAATAGGCGTGGGCTTCAGGATACCCGTTAACAGCAGAGTAGTGGTGGACGGTGTAGCGACAATCTTTTGAGGTTGAATTACATTACAAACCAAGCAAAAAGTTAGTGGTCTGCATTGGGGCTAtatgttgtttttggactaaCAATACTGAGAGGAAACCCAGAAACAAGTCTTTGCATAATGTTCAGTTATTTCTGAATGAATACTGTGCCTGCAATTTCTAAAGTCTACGTACATCTGTGACAGCTGCAGTGTTTTCCATGAATGTACACAAACTGTAGTATCCTGCCCTAGTCTAATTTGTCCTAgcacataatgaacaaaaaaaaaattacatgcttGTCATAAGTACATAAAAGCTCCCTAATGTTGTTTTGTGCCATTGCTTTAGCTTTTGCTGCCTGAAATCAAGAGTTTATTTCATCAGAGGCagcaaaacaacatgttacactcCTGCATGTTTAAGTGGACTATTTTAGGTCTGAAACACAATATATACTTGAACACCTTGAAATCTAAGGgaagatttttgtgtttgtgtgggttagggtgtgtttttttattgtgcCACTGTAGACAAGGGCTGCAACTAAAGAGTTTTTCAACTGTCGACTAGTCATCAACTACTGTAATGACTTGTCAACTAGTCAGATTATgagctgcaaaaaaacaaaacaatggctGTTCTGTTTATTGCAGCAATCAAATAATTTTCTTTGCTTTAACAAGAAGATTTGGTGCACAACAATCAGAAtgcataacaaagtttgttaaacaaatattcaactcaatattcaacaaatattgcagcagcaataaatactaaatacttcTCCCTTACAAAAAGGTGCATTTTGTGCATAACAATACCAGTGTcaaacaaagtttgttaaacaactaaatactcaagattTGCAGTCAGtaataaaattaatatttttccttaaaagtgcattttgtgcataATAATTATAGTGTCGAACAGACTAATTTTGCCGTTGACTAGTCATTGCAGCCCTACTTGATATGTTATACTATACAACTTTGCATGATAAATCATCTGCCTGTACTGTGTGTCTCTTAAATGGACATGGATTGCATAAAAAGACAGATATGACATCCTTATGTTGGCTTTTGGTTTGAAGAAATCTGTGGCACCATTTACATATATTGGATCAAAGAGCAGCTATCTTCACCCTGGCCCAGGACAGGTTTCACACCTGTAAAATTAGTTGGGATCAGAATAAAAATTTCAAAACTGAAGTAGATGTAAAAGGGCTCTAAAGAATCCCTAGAAACAGCTTTTATACTCACCATTCGTTTCtgtaaaatacagtatttaaACAGGTACTCGGGCCATTTAAAATAAGTATTAGTAAACTGGAAACTTtcaatgacattttttttgtcatataataACGtaaactgtatgtttttttttttctgaaaggcAGATCATATGACAGAGTAACATTCTTTACAATACAGATCATCACCTGCCCGGGCCAATTCCATAACGATAAAGTGATTTGGAGAAAAGATAATGTCCTAGTGAAATATATCCTGTTTGTGTTTCTCAACAGACTTTTGAACATCATGTCATTAGGAAAACCGGGAAAAGTCCTCTTCCTGAGCCAAAAAAACCAGCGAAGGGTTTCCAACGTTTCCTTGACGTGCTCAACAAGGGTGTGAATTTCAATGTGCTAACCAAGATAGTGAATCAGACTCATACAGAAGCAGACGACCGACCACGTTCTCCAGCGTCTTTCCAGAGTGCTGAAGATCGCCCATGGTCTCCCTCTGGTTCCACTTGGAGGCAACAGGGAGGCCACAAAAATACTGAGTACTGGAATGAGACAGATGAAAGTGTCAGACGGGTTTCTCCTCGGCCTCATCACAGGTCTTTCAGTCCGAACAGGTGTGATGCATCTGATGAAAAGGCTACACAAACAAGAGGTGAAGGAAGAAGCTATTTTAGCCTCAACCGTAGATCTCTGTCCCCACTTGGTTCAGAAAAGACCACTCTGACTCCTGAAGATGAGCACAAACACAGGCAAATGCAGGATGTTCTGCAGGCCATTGGGATGAATTTAGGATTTGATGAGCTGGGCCAAATGTCCCATCGAATTCAGGAGCGGTTATATGGAAAGAAAGATAGCGACAGGGGTCGAGATTGTAAAGAAAGCAGGGAGACGAAGAGAAGTCAAGCATTTTCTCCAAGACGGCGAAGTAGATCATCATCCAGTCAGAGTAGTTTTAGCCCCGCGAGTCAGAACTATTACAGGAGAAGCAACTCACACAGCATCCCGAGAGAGGAAACGGAGCCTGATCAACATGTTGAATATAGTCACCAGAGCAGTAGCTCTGTACAGGACAGTGAGAGAAGTGAAACTTACTCGAAGGAAAACACTGGTGCATATCAAACATTCAATCCAAACCCCTCCAACACTGTATCCGAACCACCTCTGATGCCAGCGAGCCCGGTGGTGGGCTACACACCGCTGCCATATGCAGCTCTGTCTCCAAATGTGCCCCCTACTGGACCTCAGTTCTTCTTGCCTCAGCTGCCCCCCTTCCTCCATTACCCTCCCATCCCACCAATGAACATTTTTCCAGCAGTCCTAGCTCAAACAAGGCAGCTTGTCTACCCTCATATTAGTAATCATTCACCATCACTTCTTCGTCTGCCGGACTTGCATCCACCTCAGCCTCTCAGCACCGTGCAAAAATCTAAACCAATGGCAAGGCCCCGCTGTTTGCAAGTCATTGAAACCAAACAACCAGGATGAAGGCGGTTGCATTCGCGTGTATGAGACGACGCATTCAGACTGTTGTAGTTGAACAATAAAGCCTTTTCCTCTGGCGGATGGAAATAATGTCtcgagcagtgtttcccaacctttttgagccacggcacatattttacattaaaaaaatcacaaggcacaccaccaaacagaaatgtcacaaaaagtatatttattgaaatacaaTGCAAGTCTAGTCTCAATTGACTTCcttagtgtgaaacctgggcctttttagttgaacacaaagctgatatttgtgcaggaattgaagaaagacacacacaaatcttcctgaacagctctgagtctctgtCTTTTTTCGGGGGGGGCACATCAGGGGTGCTTGGGCACATTGTCACGGGGTGTTTGGAataagaaagctgagaggggtgcgtcAGCGACCCCTTAGATGGACCCCCGGATTGAGGTCTGTTGTATAATAGTCAATCAGCGCATTACTAGTGTGGGGgttttatcaacagaacgcaccaCATCAGGGCCAGTTTACTTTcactttagttttttattttgctaaggcagtggttcctaaccttttttggcccgtgactccattttaacatcacaaatttctgccgatcccagaacagagacatgtttttgctaaaattacggtaatttgtttttgatcatgtaatagtttgcagtaatatgttgcaaataaacattaattttagacacatttagtctatataatgtatattattatggacggaggcagtaaatccaggtgtagattactgcacaaagggagaattttattttccttggtcaggtcaGTCCAgttgtgatttacaaggctgacaattaatactgaacaaacaagaactcaaactatgaattatgaaagagctgcagcatctgaaactgaccacaatgaacatttgacacagaaacagaaccacagtgctgcagtttcagactcagtttgtcatgtcttctatgtatggtcattgtctctctcaactcaccatatactttttattagtaagtttttcttaatttttatcaattaccagaaatttcaggcgaccccatttgaattccaggcgaccccatgtggggtcccaaccccaaggttgaaaaactgtgctcggggaaacaggagactgttgtagtGGAGTGGATCATTAATGCGTGCAGTTGTATGTATCTATATCGCGCTGCTTGCTTACAGAACCAGTCAGGTGAAACTGGATCATTTTCCACGGctcacctgatgatttctcacggcaCACTCATGTGccacggcacactggttgggaaacgcTGATCTAGAAACAGCCAGGGCTTCGGAGCCTCATGGTTATTCGATCATCTTAGCAGAACTAGAGGGTGCTGTGGAACTTGACTGGAATCAGTAACTTTCTCAGCAGAAGCACAGAATGCAAGAAGTGTGAATCAAAACATGTTTTCTTCCATTTGCATGAGTTTAAACACCATAATTTGGTACCTGTATAATTGCGTTATCGTTGCTCACAAAGGTCTCTTTGTAGGACAGGGCTTCTTACTGTTAAAATGGCGCCACTGTGCAGTGTTCAGTCCTCCAGAGGATTCTAGCGGAACTACAGCTGCAAAACTTTCTCTTCACATAGGCCTCCTTGTTGAccaggtttatatatgtttttgttgtgtacACATAAAGAAAACCATTGTGTAAATATCCAAATTGCCTAATATTAAACACAGTGGTTCAAAGTGGTGGAAAGCTTTTTCAGAGTTTTCTTGGCTGTGTTTAAAAGAATCTCAAACTAAGCGAGACCAAACATAGCAGAGGAAATGCTGATGTGAACTTGAGACAGGCTGCACTACATGTTTAGCTTTTCAGTGAAGCTGTTATTCATATTGATAGCTGCATTATCAGAACATGGCTTTCAGAATGAAGGAATATGCAGTCACAAGGTGTGTGAAGAGATCAATGGTTATGTGCAGTGTGAGCCTAAACAAATGGACATACATTTACAGGATGAACATGTTTGGAGAACATCCATAATGGAGCTTATGCTATGATTACTATTACTTCAAACGAAGACATGGCGACCCCTGCTGACACCAAGTGACCATGTGAGTATGATACTTGTACTCTGTATTCATATGTTCTGGGTTCAGAACCTGGTAATGTACATTTGATATTTGGCAGTGCAGTGTGCCCTAGTGGCAGTAAATAAATATTCAAAGCAgcttaaaacagacacaaaaatatgGTACTAACACTGGTACGCCAGTGGAGTCCCAGTGCATTTATCTCACATGGTAACTTTCAAATTTCAATCAAATTAAGGATTAACccacaaaaacccaaacagccactggcagccAAAGTTGTCTACTCATGTTAAAAGTTTCaaatctgttgatccattaatacatgtaaatagctggcgtataatacagtttgtcatgttttcatggtcatcagatatgacctgtatGGATGATCAGAGGTcctgcagtgaacatggaaacactgtcatattctacaatattgattcaccggtaaaacccatggagtttgataactgATAGtgaatgatatctttgctgaaaaagtcactttttttgtcagttttcaactttactctgagctttatgaacatctacatgatcggtaaatgaaatatagaaaaatacatgattttcaatgaaaaaatgcataATATAAAAGGATaatataaatcacttaaaggttaaataaaaagttaattCACTTAAATTATTCAGTTCATTCAATTCATTGGTTTAATTCACTGTACTAGTCAGATACACTGTCCTGGTTCTTTATTGACGTAACAGTACCCATACCCATCTATTTTTCTGACGCTTATCCAGGAGTAGCAGCCTCAGGCAGGGAAGTCTAGACTTCCCTGTTTCTGAGAACCTCCTACGACTCCTCTGGCATGTAAAGAAAATTCAGAATCTTTGACTAAATTCTTAAAGGTGAAATCATATTCTATACTTCAGAATATGTTTTAGTCTTAGTGTCCAATGAAAACTGAGCATATCTAAAAAGTCAGTCTTTCATTATGTCAGTCTTCACACCCTTTTAAGGACTAGTGGAATGAAAAGCAAAAATATTCGCTTCTGTAATGTATTGAATCAGGTGCAATTAGAGGTGCATCCGGAGGCaggaaatttcactgttttgtacattttaacgcaatttGGACCATCACTCCCACATTTATGAAAGAAAGCAAAACACTTTTTGGGTGGGGAAAACtctgactaaaccatcaaatctgatgaAAGTTATTTAGATGTTGAGCCAAAGCGAAAGAGGAatgaattggaatcattaaagaaatataccctaaccctaatttctggAGGAAGACAACTCATTTTGATACAAATACTCCTcagcatatacatatacacataagataagatatgcctttattagtcccacaaggcgaaattccaggtttacagcagcaaagtacaaaagcacacaagagcaaaagaagtgcaaaaccaaaagtaaagacaagtgttcagagaacacaaacctccgccaagcaccccaaatggtgtgcatgtgtggatcgactgtttctttttaaactatggatgtgcaaaacaaatttcatgatatttcatgaattgcctttttttttaatgattttctgaaaatggtgcataaaaaataaaagccaACAGAGCgcaacggaagagaaatggagcggaacgatatttcgtacaaagttgaagcttggtaccagtcatgtgtctgtcaaattatattcaattccaatcactatttgttgagttctaattttaaatgtgtggtaaatgggattttcactgttaaatgtaaatgtccacagagtccacattccacagtggatgtggacaattttgtgccagatacaagatattgttataagttaTGGGTGGATCcagttggaggctaattggagtcgttttgaaatttttatgaatttttcgaaaattgctcaatgatgagagatcggaaaattgtagatgttgtgaccttgctttgaccttgaactttggcctacttggcccaaaatgtcatgggttggtcccagggcctaggtctatctgtg from Sphaeramia orbicularis chromosome 1, fSphaOr1.1, whole genome shotgun sequence includes these protein-coding regions:
- the LOC115426959 gene encoding cyclin-dependent kinase 12-like isoform X1 gives rise to the protein MMYSNRSEYGHRRQHSDRDSRPWDNYDDRREERRESQRDIRRDSYEKYDKYGGDGHSRTQGMSRSREYSDSPKRPYSKDLKRGRSRKSPVRRGMSSTDWSVPEKKRRTFSEEEDDLYRYKREPEDEPYRQSPDKFSHKHRAKDYKHTPPQEEEFRYRKTPQESRYSLRHEEFPSKPRPDDSTYRRTSGYYTDRDGGDRSQDHSREREQSQDHSMKTLLYTEQRYGQPQERSDSFSTDYEDHRQNRTRVPLSSSSGQTFEHHVIRKTGKSPLPEPKKPAKGFQRFLDVLNKGVNFNVLTKIVNQTHTEADDRPRSPASFQSAEDRPWSPSGSTWRQQGGHKNTEYWNETDESVRRVSPRPHHRSFSPNRCDASDEKATQTRGEGRSYFSLNRRSLSPLGSEKTTLTPEDEHKHRQMQDVLQAIGMNLGFDELGQMSHRIQERLYGKKDSDRGRDCKESRETKRSQAFSPRRRSRSSSSQSSFSPASQNYYRRSNSHSIPREETEPDQHVEYSHQSSSSVQDSERSETYSKENTGAYQTFNPNPSNTVSEPPLMPASPVVGYTPLPYAALSPNVPPTGPQFFLPQLPPFLHYPPIPPMNIFPAVLAQTRQLVYPHISNHSPSLLRLPDLHPPQPLSTVQKSKPMARPRCLQVIETKQPG
- the LOC115426959 gene encoding cyclin-dependent kinase 12-like isoform X2; the encoded protein is MMYSNRSEYGHRRQHSDRDSRPWDNYDDRREERRESQRDIRRDSYEKYDKYGGDGHSRTQGMSRSREYSDSPKRPYSKDLKRGRSRKSPVRRGMSSTDWSVPEKKRRTFSEEEDDLYRYKREPEDEPYRQSPDKFSHKHRAKDYKHTPPQEEEFRYRKTPQESRYSLRHEEFPSKPRPDDSTYRRTSGYYTDRDGGDRSQDHSREREQSQDHSMKRYGQPQERSDSFSTDYEDHRQNRTRVPLSSSSGQTFEHHVIRKTGKSPLPEPKKPAKGFQRFLDVLNKGVNFNVLTKIVNQTHTEADDRPRSPASFQSAEDRPWSPSGSTWRQQGGHKNTEYWNETDESVRRVSPRPHHRSFSPNRCDASDEKATQTRGEGRSYFSLNRRSLSPLGSEKTTLTPEDEHKHRQMQDVLQAIGMNLGFDELGQMSHRIQERLYGKKDSDRGRDCKESRETKRSQAFSPRRRSRSSSSQSSFSPASQNYYRRSNSHSIPREETEPDQHVEYSHQSSSSVQDSERSETYSKENTGAYQTFNPNPSNTVSEPPLMPASPVVGYTPLPYAALSPNVPPTGPQFFLPQLPPFLHYPPIPPMNIFPAVLAQTRQLVYPHISNHSPSLLRLPDLHPPQPLSTVQKSKPMARPRCLQVIETKQPG